The Bdellovibrio sp. ZAP7 DNA segment GACCAAACTCGCCTGGAACTTTCAACTCAGCCGTTACCACCGCCAAGTCGCATTTTTCATCACGGAAAATGCGCAGAAATTCTTTAACGTCAGAAGCCTCGATCAAAGGATGGTCACCGTTCATGATGACAACATCGCCTTCGATCGTTTCAGGCTTTGCACAACGAACTGCGTGGGCTGTTCCCAACTGCTCGTCTTGAGCGTAGCAAGAGACACCCATCGGCTCGACAACCTGGCGAACCAAGTTCTGGCCATGACCAACGATCACGCGTACTTCCGTCGCGCCCGCCCCTTTAGAGGCTTGAATAACTTTTTCGATCATTGGACGACCCGCCACCGGGTGAAGAACTTTAGGGAGTGGGGATTTCATACGTGTCCCCTTACCAGCAGCGAGGGCAATCACAGTCAACTTGTCGGTAGTATTTGGGGGGGTATTATGAGTGGCATTTCCTGACATTCAGAAACTTCCTTTTAAATGCTTTTCTTCCGTTAAAAAAACAGGCTTAATTATCGCATGCAACACCAAATTTTTCACCAATCTTCTTGGGCAAAGTCTGCATCGGGAAAAAACATAGAGCTGTATAAAAAATCACACAGCTTGAGTGACTTTTCAGAACGCCCCATTCTCTTTGTGGGCGGCGTCCATGGCGACGAACCCGAGGGAGTTCGCCTGGCTCAGGATCTATTGCAATGGCTTCAGGAAAACGAGAAAACCCAAAGTGCGAAAATCCTCCCTTGGATTCTTATTCCCGATATCAATCCCGACGGCTCCTCTCAAAATCAAAGAACCAATGGCAACGGCGTCGACCTGAATCGCAACTTTCCCAGCAGCGATTGGAGCCCTGACGCTAAAGCTCCCAGATACTATCCCGGCCCTTCGCCCGGGAGTGAGCCCGAAGTTCAGGCTTTGGTAAAACTCATTGAGGACGAAAAGCCACATCTCATAGTACACTTCCATTCATGGGAGCCTTGCGTTGTCTATACTGGCGAACCGGGCAAAAAGGCCGCCGAGATTTTGGCAACTGGCACCGGATATGAGCATCGTGAGGATATTGGCTATCCGACTCCGGGAAGCTTGGGTCAGTACGGTTGGATCAATAAAAAAACGCCAGTGGTTTGCATCGAGGAACTGAGCGGAGAAGATCTCAACAAAGTATGGCCTCACTTTAAAACGGGTTTGGAAATGCTCCTAACAGGAAAAGGCGTTTAGATGACTATGATCAAGTCCATCGCATTCGATTTGGATGACACCCTGGTAGACACTTCGGGTCTACTGGTGCCCATGGCATCTCAACGCGCATGCGAGGCAATGATCGCCGCAGGTGTTTGTATTTCTTTGGAAGAGTGCATGCGCATCCGCGAGGAATTGGCTGCCAATCTTTCCCACACCGAAATTTTCACAAAAATCGCCAATCAATACGGCACGAACCAGCCGGGCAAAGCGGTGCATGATGCTTTGGAGATGTTTTACAATCCCGAAGTGCCACCGGTTCTGCCGTTGCTCGCAGGAGCGACTGAAAATCTTTTACACCTGAAAGAACAATACAACCTGTATCTGGTGACGATGGGTTCTTATGAAGCCCAAGTCCGTAAGATCCAAGCCTTGGGTGTCGAAAAGTTTTTTAAAAGGATTTACATCCTGAACGGTTTTATCGGCGAGAAAAAAGAATCGGCTTTTCAAGACATCCTGGCTCGCGAGGGTCACAGTCCTGAAGAACTCATCAGTATCGGCAACCGTCTTTCCAGCGAGATTCGTGATGGAAAACGTGTGGGCGCTAGAACTTGCTACTTTGCGCATGGGGAACACATCGGCGAACAGCCGGTTTTCCCTGAAGACCATCCTGACTTTACCATCACTCAGCACAAGGATCTTATCACAGTATGCGGACTTTAAAGGCGAGCTTCCTGCTGATCGGTCCGTGGGACTCGCGCTTGCAAGAGTTGGGGGCTCACATTGCCACCGACCTGCAACAGGCCTGGCATTGGATTCAAGATTCCACCTATAACGTTGTCGCGGTTTCAGTCACAGTGATCCTGGGCAAACGCTTCAATGAATTTTATCAGGAAATTAAACAGAACAGCCCGGCGACCCAATTCATTGCAGTTGTGCCGCCAGACTTTTCTGCAAATCAACTGAGCCGCTTGCACGAGGAATATTCTTTTATCCGTGTGATGCACAGTTTTAATGACACTGATTTAGAAACTCACTTGTTTACAGCACTTGAAGAAGCCAATCAGCGAAAGCAAGATGAAAACCTGGCGGTGTTGATTCGTGAACAAACAGAAAAATTAAAACGCCTGCAAATTGAATTGGAAGAGCGGGTTCAAAAAAGAACCAAGTTCTTAACCGAAGCACGCCGCAAACTGTATTTGACGAACTCCCGTATCGAGGGATTCAAAGTCGCTTTGATGGCGGTTCATCAGGCAAGCTCCGTGGCCGAGATCGAACAGCTATTGAACGAATCTTTGGCGACCACTGTACAAACTTCGTGGATTCGCATTTTCTTTTCTCCACAGGATGAGCAGTTTTCCAGTCAGGTAACCGCGCAGTTAAGCTTTACGCAATTACAAGTTCCATTATTTAAAATGCACGATCGCATCGGCTCAGTCTTTTTCCTGCGTGCGCCCGATCATCCTTTTAACAAGGAAGAAAGCGATTTCCTGACTCGCGTGGCAGAGGCTGTTGCGCTGGCTTTAGATCGTATTCAGAAATTAAAAGAATCAGAATCGATGAAAGAACAATGGGAAGCGACATTCAATTCGATGTCGGATC contains these protein-coding regions:
- a CDS encoding HAD hydrolase-like protein; amino-acid sequence: MTMIKSIAFDLDDTLVDTSGLLVPMASQRACEAMIAAGVCISLEECMRIREELAANLSHTEIFTKIANQYGTNQPGKAVHDALEMFYNPEVPPVLPLLAGATENLLHLKEQYNLYLVTMGSYEAQVRKIQALGVEKFFKRIYILNGFIGEKKESAFQDILAREGHSPEELISIGNRLSSEIRDGKRVGARTCYFAHGEHIGEQPVFPEDHPDFTITQHKDLITVCGL
- a CDS encoding DUF2817 domain-containing protein; this encodes MQHQIFHQSSWAKSASGKNIELYKKSHSLSDFSERPILFVGGVHGDEPEGVRLAQDLLQWLQENEKTQSAKILPWILIPDINPDGSSQNQRTNGNGVDLNRNFPSSDWSPDAKAPRYYPGPSPGSEPEVQALVKLIEDEKPHLIVHFHSWEPCVVYTGEPGKKAAEILATGTGYEHREDIGYPTPGSLGQYGWINKKTPVVCIEELSGEDLNKVWPHFKTGLEMLLTGKGV